In one window of Shewanella goraebulensis DNA:
- the parM gene encoding plasmid segregation protein ParM domain-containing protein — MTTAKMKFAIDDGSTNVKISWIKDEKVHCVTSPNSFRKDWKSAALLNGKKIFNYQIGSTKYTFDATSDRALSTTHVAYQYDDLNLLSVHHALLQTGIKPCPVSILVTLPITEYYNADDCQKNEANIERKKANLLREISLNKGDLFDIVDVEVLPESLPAVLTTLVDSGINAFTKSLVIDVGGTTLDMGVIVGEFDDVSSVYGNATIGVSMVTDAARKALAAADSDASYLVANELIKNRHNREFACEVINDLTKVDWVLERIEHKIEELGNAIAYEAKTFMRNPNRVYLVGGGATLIEAAVHEAYPSLGEKIVLLAKPQEALSREICCYHAAESDDVNADDSAAA; from the coding sequence ATGACTACTGCAAAAATGAAATTCGCCATCGATGATGGTTCTACCAATGTTAAAATTAGCTGGATAAAAGACGAAAAGGTGCATTGTGTCACTTCGCCAAATTCTTTTCGTAAAGATTGGAAGAGTGCAGCATTACTCAATGGAAAGAAGATTTTTAACTACCAAATTGGCTCAACAAAATACACTTTTGATGCCACATCTGACAGAGCCTTATCCACTACTCACGTCGCATATCAGTATGATGATTTAAATCTACTTTCAGTGCATCACGCGCTATTACAAACAGGCATCAAACCTTGCCCCGTTAGTATTTTAGTAACCTTACCCATTACTGAATATTACAACGCAGACGATTGCCAAAAGAACGAAGCTAACATTGAGCGTAAGAAGGCTAACTTATTGCGTGAAATCTCGCTCAACAAAGGCGACTTATTTGACATTGTAGATGTAGAAGTCTTGCCAGAAAGTCTACCAGCAGTATTAACCACATTAGTGGATTCGGGCATTAATGCCTTTACTAAATCATTAGTTATTGATGTTGGTGGAACGACTCTCGATATGGGGGTGATTGTTGGTGAGTTCGATGATGTATCAAGCGTATACGGTAATGCAACGATAGGTGTGTCTATGGTAACTGATGCGGCCAGAAAAGCCTTAGCGGCAGCTGACAGCGATGCAAGTTACCTTGTGGCGAACGAATTGATTAAGAATCGTCATAACCGTGAGTTTGCGTGTGAAGTGATTAACGACTTAACCAAAGTGGATTGGGTACTTGAGCGTATCGAGCATAAAATCGAAGAGCTAGGCAATGCCATTGCCTATGAAGCGAAAACCTTTATGCGTAACCCTAACCGTGTTTATTTAGTTGGCGGTGGAGCAACACTAATCGAAGCTGCTGTGCATGAAGCATACCCAAGCCTTGGCGAAAAAATAGTGTTGCTTGCAAAACCTCAAGAAGCTTTATCGCGTGAGATTTGTTGTTATCACGCTGCTGAAAGTGATGACGTAAATGCTGATGACTCTGCAGCTGCTTAA